The proteins below are encoded in one region of Vicinamibacterales bacterium:
- a CDS encoding serine hydrolase domain-containing protein, whose translation MMNGRRVGIVEVLVIALTGVLMTTLGAQQAPPPLATGAEPPAQMRERANAFFEALASGDAGRFEKMAQENFTPEALAQRSPENRKQLVQRVASDFGKLTLASVAVDDQNPVKMAVTGATGMEGTIELTLEPAPPYRIVKVGMRVEAGGGRRGDPRPDPEPAGPPPPVNGAMTTAQLSQALDGHLAKLADAGAFSGAVLVAKNGTTVYEKPFGLAERDKKVAVTPATRFNLGSINKSFTKVAIAQLMAQGKVALTDTIGKLLPDYPNEKARAATIDQLLHHRAGIADFFGPDFAKAPKSGFRSNNDYFRFVAAKPLLFEPGARMQYCNGCYIVLGAIIERVSGMPYEDYIARRVFEPAGMKSAAFLQTDRSPADMAVGYTRRGPDGPVDLHSNEQMHGAAGSAAGGAYATVADLLAFDNALREKRLIDDKMTAWVLDVDGVGGGRAMGSLGIAGGAPGCNAVLESDGTWTVVVLENADPPAAEQLGAAIYRQLAGGNKG comes from the coding sequence ATGATGAATGGACGCAGGGTCGGGATCGTGGAAGTGCTGGTGATCGCCCTGACGGGCGTGTTGATGACCACGCTCGGAGCGCAACAGGCGCCGCCGCCTCTCGCGACCGGCGCGGAGCCGCCCGCGCAAATGCGCGAGAGGGCGAACGCTTTCTTCGAGGCGCTGGCCAGCGGCGACGCCGGACGATTCGAGAAGATGGCGCAGGAGAACTTCACACCGGAAGCGCTCGCGCAACGCTCGCCCGAGAACCGGAAGCAGCTCGTTCAGCGGGTCGCCTCCGACTTCGGCAAGCTGACGCTCGCCAGCGTCGCGGTGGACGACCAGAACCCGGTGAAGATGGCCGTGACGGGCGCCACCGGCATGGAGGGGACCATCGAGTTGACGCTCGAGCCGGCACCGCCGTACCGCATCGTCAAAGTGGGGATGAGGGTCGAGGCGGGAGGCGGGCGCCGAGGTGACCCGCGTCCGGATCCCGAGCCGGCGGGCCCACCGCCGCCTGTCAACGGTGCGATGACGACCGCGCAACTCTCGCAAGCTCTCGATGGACACCTGGCGAAACTTGCAGACGCTGGAGCGTTCTCCGGAGCCGTGCTCGTCGCGAAGAACGGCACGACCGTCTACGAGAAGCCGTTCGGCCTCGCAGAGCGAGACAAGAAGGTCGCGGTCACGCCGGCGACCAGGTTCAACCTCGGATCGATCAACAAGAGCTTCACCAAGGTCGCAATCGCCCAGTTGATGGCGCAGGGCAAGGTCGCCCTGACCGACACGATCGGGAAGCTGCTGCCCGACTACCCGAACGAGAAGGCACGCGCGGCGACAATCGATCAACTGCTGCATCATCGGGCCGGCATCGCGGACTTCTTCGGCCCCGACTTCGCCAAGGCCCCGAAGTCCGGGTTCCGGTCGAACAACGACTACTTCCGCTTCGTCGCGGCCAAGCCGCTGCTCTTCGAACCGGGCGCCCGCATGCAGTACTGCAACGGCTGCTACATCGTCCTCGGTGCTATCATCGAGCGGGTTTCCGGCATGCCCTACGAGGACTACATCGCCCGGCGCGTGTTCGAGCCTGCCGGGATGAAGAGCGCGGCATTCCTTCAGACCGACCGGTCTCCCGCCGACATGGCGGTCGGCTACACACGCCGCGGGCCCGACGGACCCGTCGACCTGCACAGCAACGAACAGATGCACGGCGCCGCGGGCAGCGCTGCCGGCGGCGCCTACGCGACGGTTGCCGACCTCCTGGCGTTCGACAACGCCCTCCGGGAGAAACGGCTGATCGACGACAAGATGACCGCGTGGGTGCTCGATGTCGATGGCGTCGGTGGGGGGCGGGCCATGGGCTCGCTGGGGATTGCCGGCGGGGCGCCTGGCTGCAACGCCGTGCTCGAGTCCGACGGCACCTGGACGGTTGTCGTGCTCGAGAACGCCGACCCTCCGGCCGCCGAGCAGTTGGGCGCCGCGATATACCGGCAACTCGCGGGCGGGAACAAGGGATAG
- a CDS encoding response regulator transcription factor, translating to MSLVLIVEDDEVVANTLVLYLEHAGHTVATARDGISGLERATQSDVSLVVLDWMLPGLNGYEVCRRLRAVSNVPIIMLTARTSEEDRVRGLDGGADDYVPKPFSPREVVARVHALLRRAGDPGAEPAEPTRVGDLEVDHWRREARLAGQAVGLTPTEFRLLETLARHPGRTFTREELIARTFGPDYEGLDRTVDTHVTNLRRKLEPQGGHRYIVTVHGLGYRLALSDDD from the coding sequence GTGTCGCTGGTGCTGATCGTGGAAGACGACGAGGTGGTGGCCAACACGCTCGTGCTGTATCTCGAGCACGCCGGCCACACCGTGGCCACCGCGCGGGACGGCATCTCGGGACTGGAACGGGCCACGCAGTCGGACGTCTCCCTCGTCGTGCTCGATTGGATGCTTCCCGGACTGAACGGCTACGAGGTGTGTCGTCGCCTTCGCGCGGTGTCCAACGTGCCCATCATCATGCTGACGGCGCGGACGTCCGAGGAGGATCGCGTCCGCGGCCTCGATGGCGGCGCCGACGACTACGTGCCGAAGCCGTTCAGTCCCAGGGAAGTGGTAGCCCGCGTGCACGCGCTGCTCCGCCGCGCGGGCGACCCCGGCGCCGAGCCTGCCGAACCGACCCGCGTCGGCGACCTCGAAGTGGATCACTGGCGGCGCGAGGCCCGCCTGGCCGGCCAGGCGGTCGGGCTCACACCGACCGAGTTCCGACTGCTCGAAACGCTGGCACGGCATCCGGGTCGAACGTTCACGCGCGAAGAACTCATCGCGAGGACCTTCGGGCCCGACTACGAGGGACTCGATCGCACGGTCGACACGCACGTGACCAATCTGCGGCGGAAGCTCGAACCGCAGGGCGGACATCGCTACATCGTCACGGTTCACGGGCTCGGGTACCGCCTGGCGCTGTCCGATGACGACTAA